From the Candidatus Nanopelagicales bacterium genome, one window contains:
- the recF gene encoding DNA replication/repair protein RecF, which produces MWVSQLALTDIRSYLEVEVNLQPGVTTFVGRNGQGKTNLVEAIGYVATLGSHRVASDAPLVRFGTEQGFIRCSIHANDRETMVELAILPGRANKARINRSPATRTRDVLGILRVVIFAPEDLALVKGDPSDRRKFLDDLLVQRIPRLAGTRQDLERVLKQRNALLKSARTNRKANDEYLDSTLSVWNEQLATVGAELIAARQVLLSELADPAVDNYTYISEDPTAKLGLTYLSNLSSVLGDDVPIGSPDKDEWKTALLEAMKLRRKEEVDRGLTLVGPQRDDLSLTLGPVPAKGYASHGESWSIALALRLASFDVLRADGEDPVLILDDVFAELDAKRRERLAGRLTQATQVLITAAVDADIPQELFGSRFRVDAGKVSHDH; this is translated from the coding sequence ATGTGGGTGTCGCAGTTAGCCCTCACAGATATTCGTTCATATCTAGAAGTTGAAGTGAACCTTCAACCTGGAGTCACCACCTTTGTTGGCCGCAATGGTCAAGGGAAAACGAATCTCGTTGAAGCCATCGGTTATGTAGCAACCCTTGGATCACATCGTGTTGCAAGTGATGCTCCACTCGTGCGCTTTGGTACCGAGCAAGGATTCATTCGCTGCAGTATCCATGCCAACGATCGCGAAACCATGGTTGAGCTTGCGATACTTCCTGGGCGCGCAAATAAGGCACGTATTAATCGTTCACCAGCAACACGTACACGCGATGTCTTAGGGATTTTACGTGTCGTAATTTTTGCGCCAGAAGATTTAGCACTGGTCAAAGGTGACCCTTCTGATCGTCGAAAATTTCTCGATGATTTATTAGTGCAACGCATTCCGCGATTAGCAGGTACACGTCAAGATCTTGAACGAGTATTGAAACAACGCAATGCATTATTGAAATCAGCGCGCACGAATCGCAAGGCCAATGATGAATACCTTGATAGCACCCTGAGTGTGTGGAATGAACAACTCGCAACTGTTGGCGCGGAACTCATTGCCGCGCGCCAGGTGTTATTAAGTGAGCTCGCAGATCCTGCAGTAGATAACTACACGTACATCAGTGAAGACCCGACTGCGAAACTTGGCCTCACATATCTTTCAAACTTGAGTTCAGTGTTAGGTGACGATGTACCTATTGGTTCACCTGATAAAGACGAATGGAAAACCGCATTGCTTGAAGCAATGAAACTCCGCCGAAAAGAAGAGGTTGATCGCGGACTCACCCTTGTTGGGCCACAACGCGATGACCTTTCGTTGACTCTTGGCCCAGTTCCTGCAAAGGGCTACGCCTCCCATGGAGAGTCATGGTCGATTGCCTTGGCGTTGCGATTAGCAAGTTTTGATGTGTTACGCGCCGATGGTGAAGACCCGGTACTGATCCTTGATGACGTGTTCGCCGAACTTGATGCCAAGCGCAGAGAACGATTGGCTGGTCGTCTCACCCAAGCAACCCAGGTACTCATTACGGCTGCGGTAGATGCTGATATTCCACAAGAGCTCTTTGGCTCGCGCTTTCGCGTGGATGCTGGGAAAGTGAGCCATGACCACTGA
- a CDS encoding DciA family protein yields the protein MTTDRGDAAAKALSRAVGGGKPRKKPANSKRPTSSSDSRDPQTLGSAVDDLIAQRGWKQESAGAQVLTQWTQIVGEDLASHVVPESFEQGILILAAESTTWATQVRLMLPQLRKNIDAAVGTGVVSDIRIQGPQGPSWKSGPRHVKGRGPRDTYG from the coding sequence ATGACCACTGACCGGGGAGACGCGGCTGCCAAAGCGCTGAGCCGGGCAGTGGGGGGCGGAAAACCACGAAAGAAGCCAGCGAACAGCAAGCGGCCCACCTCAAGTTCAGATTCCCGTGATCCCCAGACCTTGGGCAGCGCCGTGGATGACCTCATTGCCCAGCGTGGCTGGAAACAGGAGAGCGCTGGGGCCCAAGTGCTCACCCAATGGACCCAGATCGTGGGGGAAGACCTAGCTAGCCACGTCGTGCCAGAGTCTTTTGAACAGGGAATCTTGATTCTGGCGGCCGAATCCACCACGTGGGCCACCCAAGTGCGCCTGATGCTGCCTCAACTCCGCAAGAACATCGATGCCGCGGTGGGCACAGGAGTGGTCAGCGATATTCGCATCCAGGGACCCCAAGGCCCCTCATGGAAGTCCGGCCCACGCCACGTGAAAGGCAGGGGCCCACGCGACACCTACGGGTGA